TCTTGGGGCCAATCTGAATCGAGACAGAGCAGCGTGCAGAGCATCTAGTTGTTTAGCTTCTCTTCCACGACTGTGAAACCGACGCTTTGTCTCACAAGATGCGAATCACAGAACAGCTCCTGCGACAGCGGTCCGAGCACAATGACGGTATTCTGTCTGAGCTGGAAGAAGTCGCACTCCATCAGTTCGAGATCGAGAAAATCGAGAATGTCGACAAGCTGTGCAAGCATCTCAAAATTCTTCTTCTACAAAACAACATTATAGGTAGGGGGCTTTTAGAAAACACCGGCTCGAAGCCGCCGCGGGGCTTTCGTGCTTGTCgccctctccttttccgaTCCGCGCGACTCCTGTCGCAGAACCGCGGATCGTATGGCGGCCATCGTTTGCAGGTCTGTGTTCGGTGTCAAAAGCTCAGGATTCGTCCATACGTTCCTCCACACTGTCTGTAATAGATGCCTTTGTTAAGCCGTAGACCCTTGCAGAGAATAGCCCTGTTCCCCTCCGTCGAGATATGGAACAACGAACTCAGATGAATGTGTGTTAAACAGATGTCGCCTTCGGTTGCACCACCTCAATACCGTGaacggaagaagcaggaaagtGGCTTCACTCACATGAAGTTACTTTTCAGTATAACTGCGTAGGCAGGCTTccacaagaagagaaacggatgCGTGTTGGCGATTCCTACAGAGAAAATTGAAAACGTCCAGAGACTCAAGGAACTGGAGTACCTGAATCTGGCACTGAACAACATTACGAGAATAGAGAATCTCGGCGGATGCGAAAGTTTGAAAAAAGTGAGTGTCTCGAGACGCACGTTTCCCTCTCGGATGCTCTCAGAAGGGACGAGGCATCTTGTATTCTTTGTGTTCGTCTCCAGAGGACTGCGTAGATTTCCCTTTTTAATTCCACGAATATCGAAAAAAATGTGTGCCGGCATTTCTTGGGCGAAACTTTTGGGACTGTCCAGATGAAAAAGGTGGAAGTGCCTTCTTCACATTCTGTCTCTTATTCAGATGTCGCACTGCAGCGAAAGGAGCCGGGAATGGGGGACCAGTTATCCACCACCTTTCCTTTTCAAAATAAAACCGCTAAATCAACTGTTAGCCATTAAAGGGTGCCTTGTTCCTGGAGGAACGGCCGCCAGTTCAAATGGAAATGATCGGCCATGCGCTCCACTCTGCTGTGTTCAGCTCGATTTAACTGTAAACTTCATCGACGTCACTGACCTCGAAGAATCCGTCCTCAACTTGAAGGATAACGAAAAACTGGAAGACCTTTATCTAATGGGCAACCCGTGCACAGAGTACGTGCAACCAGCTGTTTCCGTCTCCATGTATACGTCCGCCTGCTGCGTGTAAaaatctacatatatatatatatatatatataaacagatatggatatatgtgcatatgtatgtatatatgcatatatatatatgctaaCACGCACGACAGCGAAAGATTGGAGGAGCCGGATCTTGCAAAGCCTTGACGTTCACCACATGCAGACGAGCTCTATGCACCTATCCGCCTGTAACAGTCACGCACGCATACGAGCGCTTACTTGCGATTCCGTGGACATACACGCGTTTGTTTCGAGTTGTATCTTTTACATGTaattatatacatatatatatatacattagAGTGTATTCGGTATATTTCATGTTGTTGCCGGCTCGAATGTTCTACTTGTGTTGCTGTTTGGTGGATCCTATGCGGCCGTTTGACTCTGAAGCTCGTTCGTGCTTCTGGTTtgcttcccctctcctcgACCATTTCAGATGGGATGGCTGGAGGCTTTTCGTCGTTGCCAGTTTGCCCCAGCTGCGTCAACTCGACGGCAAGCTCATTACACCGAGTGAAAGGATTGAAGCTG
This window of the Toxoplasma gondii ME49 chromosome VI, whole genome shotgun sequence genome carries:
- a CDS encoding leucine rich repeat-containing protein (encoded by transcript TGME49_239110) — translated: MRITEQLLRQRSEHNDGILSELEEVALHQFEIEKIENVDKLCKHLKILLLQNNIIEKIENVQRLKELEYLNLALNNITRIENLGGCESLKKLDLTVNFIDVTDLEESVLNLKDNEKLEDLYLMGNPCTEWDGWRLFVVASLPQLRQLDGKLITPSERIEAARRLSSLKSQLKEKIKEKQARPQSETSSTAYTTENRKKMYLEMARVSLTPASGRGYVLTSNGDHVHRRRNCRVEMKYMTIV